GAGGGCAAAGCTTGCGCATGGGGCGCGACAAGGCGCTGCTCCGTCTCGACGGTCAGACGCTGGTAGAGCGGGCGCTGGGATTGGCAGCCGGGGTGAGCGACCACGTCAGCATCGTGGGCCCGCGGGAGAAGCTCCATGACATTGCCGAATTGCGGAACCGCGGAATTGAATTGAACCTTGTCGAGGACATTTTCCCCGGCCAGGGGCCGTTGGCCGGCATCCACGCGGCACTGCGTTCCAGCCAGGCCGAGTTGAACCTGATGATTGCGGTTGACACGCCATTCCTGGACGCGCGCTTCCTGCGCTACCTGGTCGATGTGGCCGAGAAGGACGGCGCAACCGTCACCGTACCGGTCACGCAAAAGCAGCAAAAGCAGCCACCGATCAAGACTGATCAGCACCGATCAAACATGAATAGTTCTGATCCGCGTTCATCGGTGAAAATCAGTGGCCCAGAATCTTCTCTTCAGTATCAGCCGCTGTGCGCGGTGTATCGCCGTGAGTTTGCCGAGGTCGCGGAAAAGGCGCTGCGCGCCTCGCGCAACAACATCGTTCCGCTGTTTCGCGAGGTGAGAACGCGCGCCATCGGCGACGAAGAATTGCGGCAACTGGCTTTTGATCCGCGAATGTTCGACAATCTGAATACTCCCGAGGA
The sequence above is drawn from the Terriglobales bacterium genome and encodes:
- a CDS encoding molybdenum cofactor guanylyltransferase, which produces MIARMAVAAFVIAGGQSLRMGRDKALLRLDGQTLVERALGLAAGVSDHVSIVGPREKLHDIAELRNRGIELNLVEDIFPGQGPLAGIHAALRSSQAELNLMIAVDTPFLDARFLRYLVDVAEKDGATVTVPVTQKQQKQPPIKTDQHRSNMNSSDPRSSVKISGPESSLQYQPLCAVYRREFAEVAEKALRASRNNIVPLFREVRTRAIGDEELRQLAFDPRMFDNLNTPEEWDRARRRNAE